DNA from Hyphomicrobiales bacterium:
TGACATCAGATTGACGTCGATCAGCGCGAATCTCGGGAAAGCCAGTGGGGTGGAGTCATCTCATGGTGCCGTCGTCCATTACTATGATGGATCGACTTGGATGACTCAGTCTCGACCCATGCTGCATCTACAGGCAAGTGGGTAAATGGACGCCCGAGAACCGCGCCCGAGGCAACCGACCCGGTAAACGCGAACTACCGCAGCTTGGCACGCCCGCTGACTGCACTTGTGCCCCGTGAACGCTGCCCCGCATGTGGCAGCGCCCAGCAACACAGAGTTCCTTCGAAGGCAGGTATCATCCCGGTTTTCGTCAGTACCCTACTACTGCAGGCGTCAATGCACTGTGGGCGCCTGCACTCTGACCAAGATCGCGACGCTTTGTGCGGCCCTGCTATCCGCATTCGAGGCCGGGGCATTTAATCCAGTCGGAAACTGAGAAAAGTCAAGCGGGCGGCCGGGAGGTTCAGTAGGCAACTATCAGGATCGCGATAGATCAAGGAGGTTCAAGCCCGATGTCCGATAGGAGCATTGAGGAAACCCTGGGGCTCGGGCAACCAAAACTGGCGATCGCTAAATGGGCGGGATATGCCGCTATTGCGTTCCTCGTCCTCGCTATTGGCTGGTATGCTCTTGTGCGCCCAAACGGCGGCAGCGCCATCCATTATGTCACCTCGCAGGCCTCCATCGCCAGCTTCGAGGTCATCGTCACAGCAACCGGCAGCATCGAACCGACCAACCTCGTTGAGATATCCTCGGAGCTGTCGGGCACGGTGAGCGAAGTCATGGTCGACTACAACGACGTAGTCGATGTGGGCACCGTGCTTGCCGAGCTTGATACGACAAAACTCGAAGCGCAGGTCGCGGTCCAACGCGCGTCTGTCCAGGCGGCGGAAGCGCGCATGGCGATGGCGCAAGCAGCACTCGACAACGCTCGTGAGAGATTTCAGAGAACCTTTGAACTGAATGCGCGCGGTTTTTCTTCTGCAGAAGAGCTGTCGACGCTGGAAACCGAGCTCATTCGCGCAGAGGCCGAACTCCAATACAGTGTCGCCGAACGGTCACTGGCTGAAGCCAATCTGGCCTTGCATCAGGCCGAGCTTGATCAGGCTTGCATTTGTTCTCCCATCCGCGGCGTCGTGCTCGATCGCGATGTCGATGCTGGCCAGATCGTGGCGGCATCGCTCTCTGCGCCCATCCTCTTCACTGTGGCGGAGGACCTGACGCAAATGGAGCTTCGGGTCGATATCGACGAGGCCGATATCGGCTTTGTAACGGTTGGCAATTCTGCCACCTTCACGGTTGACGCCTATGACGACCGGACGTTTCCGGCCGAGATCGCCGACATCCGCTTCGCACCTGAAACCATCGACGGTGTCGTGACCTACAAAGCGATCCTCGCGATCGACAACACCGAGATGTTCCTGCGCCCAGGGATGACGGCGACCGCAGAGGTCGTTGTCGCCGAGGTCACCGAGGCGCTAAGCGTGCCCAACACAGCCCTGCGCTATGTACCTCCTGCGGCCCCCAATGACGCCGACGAGCGAAGTGGCCTTTTGGGCATGTTGATCCCCGACAGCGGACCCGATGCTACCGTCGCAGACGCGCGTTCGGTTTGGGTGCTCCGAGAAGGGGAGGCCGTTGAAATTGCCGTCCAGACCGGCCTGAGCAACGGGGTTTTGACCGAGATCGTTGAGGGGGCGATCGAGGCGGGCGATATGGTCATCACGGATCGGACTGATGGCTAAAGGCGCACCGGAGGCCACCCCCCTCATCGATCTCAGGCGAATTAGCCGGGTTTACGGTGAAGGTGAGGCTGAAGTCCGCGCGCTTGACGCCATCGACCTGACCATAGCCCTTGGCGAGTTTGTCGCCATCATGGGGCCAAGCGGGTCCGGAAAATCGACGGCGATGAATGTGATTGGGTGCCTCGATGCGCCGACCGATGGCGCCTATTTCTTCGACGGCGTCGACGTGGCCGGGCTTAGCCGGGACCAACGCGCGCTGCTGAGACGCCACTATCTCGGATTTATCTTTCAGGGCTACAACCTCCTGCCCCGCGTCTCCGCGCTTCATAATGTTGAGTTGCCGCTGATTTACCGAGGCATGAAGCGTGCAGACCGTCGTAAGGTGGCCATGGCTGCCTTGGAGAAGGTCGGTCTGGAGCATCGGCATCATCACGACCCCTCTGCGCTTTCAGGCGGACAGCAGCAAAGGGTGGCCATTGCCCGGGCCCTTGCTGGAAACCCAAAAGTCGTTTTGGCGGACGAACCGACGGGCAACCTCGACTCCAAGATGTCGGCTGAGATCATGGAGGTCATGCGCGGTCTCAATCACTACGATGGGCTGACCATTGTGATGGTCACCCACGACAGAGAGATGGCAGAGTATGCTGACCGTCTGATCTGGATGGTGGACGGACGCATCGAGAGCGACACACCCACAGCGCAGGCAGCCTGACATGCTTTGGGAGACGATCATCCTTGCTGTGCAGGCGATCTTCCGAAACGCACTCAGATCGTTTCTGACGGTTCTGGGTGTGGTCATTGGCGTGGCCGCCGTCATCGCGATGGTCATCATCGGACAGGGCTCGGCGGAGCAAGTGACAACAGATGTCGAGAAGCTTGGCAGCAATGTTTTGTTGATCATGCCTGGGCAGGATGCGTTCGAACGCGGGGCCCGCAGCGTCGATCCGATGTTCACGCTCGACGATAACAACAAAGTAGAAACCCAACTTGGCATCGTAGAATTGTCGGCGCCGATTGCAGCAAACCGGGCGAGGGCCGTTTTTGGCAACGAAAGCCGGCGCACCGATATCATCGGAACCGACAATCGCTATTTCGATGCCGCCGAATGGGAGATCGAACGCGGGCGCACGTTCGATCCTTCGGAAATTCAATCCGGGCGATCCGTGTGCATATTGGGTGAGACGGTGCGCGAGGCCCTGTTTGGACAGTCCGATCCGATAGGCGAGGCGATCCGGGTCGCGTCGCTATCCTGCGAGGTCATTGGTCATGTGCGATCGAAAGGCGCCTCGACGTTCGGGAGCGATCAGGATGATTTCATCCTTATGCCGCTAAGGGCATACCAGCGCAGGATCGCAGGAAGCTCAGATGTAACAATGATGTTTGTTTCCGTGCGCGACGGTGTCTCGATGGAGCGTGCCACGCAAGAGCTTGAGTTGTTGATGCGCGAAATCCGTCGGATCGGACCACGCGAGGAAGACGATTTTTCCGTGATGGACATGGAACAAATCGCCACCATGCTGACCGGCATCACCGCTGTGCTGACCGGGCTCTTGTCCGCAGTCGCTGCTGTCAGCCTCCTGGTAGGGGGCATAGGGATCATGAACATCATGCTTGTGTCAGTCACCGAGAGAACACGCGAGATTGGCATCCGACTAGCCATCGGCGCACAGGCCCGCCAGGTTCTGACCCAGTTCCTGATCGAGGCGATTGTCCTGTCGCTGATCGGTGGATTCATCGGTGTAGTCCTCGGCCTTACTCTGGCATTTGTAGGGTCAAACTTGCTGAACGTCCCCTTCACGCCGGATATCGGAATCGTGGTGATGGCGTTCACTTTTTCCGCTGTTGTTGGGGTCGTATTTGGCTACTTTCCGGCCCGCCGTGCAGCACGAATGGACCCGATCGAGGCGCTGCGCCGAGAGTGATCCAACTGCTACGAGAAGCTAAGAAAAAACTGACCTAAGTCCAAGCGTTCTCGATGCCTCGCGCTCTGTTTCTTTTGGTTGGTCCGTGAGAATGGTGTTGAGCTGCAGATTGCCAGAACCGTTGTCGAAAGCCACAGCAGTATCATCGTGGCCTAAACTGGTGTTTTGGAAAGCGATGAGTTCGGGTCTCCAGAACAGCCAGGGGAACTGGCAGAGACGCTGTTGGACTTGATCAAAGGCAAGGGGAGCCGGGTCGCACTGCCAGAAGGGCAATTCAAAGACCCGGCCCTTGTTGATCTTCGGGCGCTGGTGAAGCGCACTTCTATGCGTCCACCGGTGAGACAGATCATCCTGGCGCGCCCACACGTCAACCGTCCAGCCGAACCAGATTCACCTCCCTGGGCACGCAGTGATCTTGGATTGCCTGATCACGCTCGCGAGCTTTCCTGTCATCGTTTGACGACCTGCCTCCTCCCCAGCGGCACCTGACCTTGATCTTCATCAACCGAGTTGATGTGCGCCGGACTAGGCTTAGCGAGTTGGGCACAGTTCCATCAGCCGGCCGGCGTTCTCACCTGCCTTTAGGTCTACCGGCAGGCTCTTTTTGCGCTCTGATTGACGCCAAGCACACCGGAAAAAGGGAGCCATAATGGATGGCCGATTACCCCGTCGCCGATAGGCCAGCTCATGCATCGGATGTGATTGTGTTTGCCGAAGAAACGCTTGGCAAGACGGATGCGATCAAGCACGCCCAGAGGATTTCGAACGCTCTTGGCGGTCAGCTCATCGTTGCGCACGTCATGGTTCCGCCCCAACGCGCCGCGAGCCCTATTGATCCGGTTGATTGGGACATCAGCAAGCAGGAGACCTACGCCTGGTTGGCGAGCCTTTCACGCTCGCTTGACCCTGCCAACGGCGACGCCAAAGTGCAGCTTCTTGAGGGGAGCTGCATCGACCAAATCGCTGCCCATATGGCCGATCGGCAAAGCCATATTGCGGCTGCCGTCCGATCACGCGGTGCTGGGCGTTGGCGATTGAGCGATACGGTCGTCGGTGTTCTGGAATCACGGAGCGCCGCGATTCTCGTTATCCCTGAAGACGCCCCTCCACCTGAACCCAATGGCTACAAGACAATCCTCGTTCCGCTGGATGGTTCGGCGCGGGCGGAGAGCGCGCTGCCAACCGCCGTTGCGTTGGCCAAGGCGGAGGCCGCTGAGCTTCTCCTCTACTATGTAGCGCCTCCGCCTGGACTAACCGAGTTTGGCATGCTCGATCGCGATGCAGCCAAGCTCAGTTCCGAGGTTCAAAAAAGAAACACACTGGCCGGACAGACTCATCTCACCAAGGTGAAGAACAGCTTGGCGCCTTATGGGCTGAACATATCGACGCACATCATCACCGACGGTGATGCCCGCCGGGCGCTGATGACCGCAGTGGATCGCGAAGCCGTCGACCTCCTAGTCATGGCCACACACGGACAGAGTGGGCACAGCGATGTTCCCGCCGGCGATGTGGCCGGTTTCATTCTTGGTCGCGCCGACGTTCCGGTCTTGTTGGTGCGCAATGATGGCAGCCGGTCTGATGCCCGTGCCTTTTTGGGCATGACCTCTGAGGGCGTTAGGCAACCAAGCGGCACCGACGGATGACCAGCGAGGAAGCATCGCGCGTAGGCGCGCCGGACGAACTGCGTGAGCTGGCTATGCGCCACAAGGACGTCATTGATCAACCGACCGTCGTTGCCAGCTACCGTGCCTTGCCGGGGCTCGACGGATGGCTGGCGAAAGTGCGCCACTATTGTGGCGATCCAGTGCAGGAGCATGCCCGTGCTGCGGATTGGCTGCTGGACAACGACTATCACGTCGCCCGTGCCCTGCGCCGCGTACAAGAGGACCTGCCGCTCAACTTCTATCGCCAGCTCCCAGCGTTGGAGAGCACGCAAGAGGCTAAGGTTCCGCGCGCCTATGCCTTGTCAGAAGTAGTATTTGACAGCCTTCACCCACAGCTGACGTTGGACCTCCTGACGGCATGCATTCGCGCCTATCAACAAAGAGTGCACCTCACGAATGCTGAGCTTTGGGCCCTGCCTTCGCTGCTCAGACTGGTCTGTCTTGAGCGTTTGATCAGCGCCTTTGTCTCGCTCGATGGCAGTCTTGCACCGCAGGGACGCCTAGGCACTGACGGCCAGGATCTAAGCGCCGAAGACGCGACCGATCAGATCGCGCGGGCCATAACCAACCTCATCGCAATCCATGGGATCGAATGGAAAGACTTCGTCGATCAGGTCAGCCCGATTGAAGCTGCGCTGAGCGATGATCCAGCTGGCATCTATGCCAGCATGACCTTTGAGACCCGCAACCGCTATCGCCAGGCCGTCGAAAGGTTGGCACGGCGGAGCGAGCATAGCGAAGTCGATGTAGCCCAATTGGTTTTGAGCACTTGCCGGAGGGCAGGGGGCGAACCGGTCAATTCACATGTCGGGTATTGGTTGATCGGTGATGGGCTCAGCACGTTTGAATCCGAATTGGGATATCGACCAACTCTGGCACTTGGTCTACGCCGCCGGCTCGCCCGCCACCGTGGCAAACTCTATGCCGCCGGACTGATTACTGGCGTGTTGGCCGCATTGGCGCTGCCATCTGCTTATCTGTGGGCGCAGAATGCGAGCCTAGTTCAATGGGTGATCGGCATAGCGATCTCTCTTCTCCCCGCCACCATCCTGAGCGTCTGGGCGGCCCATTGGGTGATCACAAAGGTGACTCGCCCTTTGACGCTGCCTGAGATGGATTTCTCGGAGGGCATTCCGGAGCAGCACGCAACCGCCATCGTGCTGCCGGTAATCCTTAACTCGCCCGCCGAGGTGGACAAGATTGCCGAGAAGCTGGAGATCTTGCATCTGGCCAACCCCGATCCTGCGCTTTGCTTTGTGGTTCTGTCCGATCCGGTGGATGCGACAACGCAGACGCTGCCGGAGGATGTTGAGATCGAACGCGCCCTTACCGCGAAGATCGCCCGACTCAATCAGCTCAATGGCAAAGGCGAACGCTCCCCCTTTCTCTTGCTGCACCGCGGCCGAACCTACAACGCCTCTGAAGGCTGCTGGATGGCGTGGGAGCGAAAGCGCGGAAAGCTGGAACAGTTCAACCAACTGATTCTCGGCGAAGATACCGACGCATTTGTTTTGGCGGAGGGCGACACGGCGAGCCTGTCGGGCGTGCGATACGCAATAACGCTGGATGCCGACACTCAATTGCCGCCGAAGTCGGCTGCGCGTTTGATTGGGATGATGGCCCATCCGCTGAACCAAGCCGTCACAGACCCGGAAACCGGCCGGGTGATCTCCGGCTACGCCATATTGCAGCCGCGCATTGAGATCCTGCCCAAGCTCGGCAAGGACACGCATTTCGCGCACCTTTATGGCGGCGATACCGCAGTGGACATTTACAGCCGAGCCGTCTCGGATGTGTACCAGGACCTGTTTGGCACCGGCATTTTTGTCGGCAAGGGTCTCTACGATATCGCAGCCTTGCATGGCAGCTTGGCTGGCCGCGTACCTGAAAATCGGATCCTCAGCCACGATCTGTTTGAAGGATTGCACGGGCGCGCAGCGCTCGCCAGCAACCTTGTCTTGTATGAAGACCTGCCGGCGACCTATCCGGAATATGCCGCGCGTCAGCATCGTTGGATACGCGGCGACTGGCAGCTGATACCGTGGCTCTGGCGCAAGGTGCCTTCAGCCGACGGTGGAAAGACAGCCACAACACTCTCGGCGCTTGATCGCTGGAAAATTCTGGACAATCTGCGCCGCAGCCTGATGTCGCCCGCGCTGTTGATGTTTTTTCTAGCCGCTTGGATTGCGTTGCCGGGCAGCGCGCTGGTGTGGACTTTGCTGGCCGTTGCCGCGCCGGGAAGCTACTTGATCGGCGAACTGTTCGCCATCGCAACCACCGGTGTTCGTCGCGGCGCTCTGGGCAATGCCGTCCATCAGATCAGGGCCAAGAGCGGGCGCTGGTTCTTTTCGGTCGTTTTTCTTGTCAGCGATACACTGATCGCCCTCGATGCCATCCTCACCACGCTGTGGCGCACGCAGGTGAGCCGCAAAAACTTGCTGCAATGGACGTCGGCGGCAACGGCATCGGCAAGGTTTGCTCGCCTTGGTACCCGCGCGGCCTGCTGGCGCATGATGTGGCCATCGTCGGTGCTGGCGCTGATCCAGGGCGCACAGATCATACTCTTCGATCCACAGGATTTCCTGCCCGCTGCGCCGGTCTTGCTTCTCTGGTTTCTAGCACCAGAGATTGCGGTCTGGAGTGCGCGGCCCAGGCGCTTCCGCAATGAGACACTCAACGATAAACAGCGCCGGTTTCTCACGCAAGTCGCTCGACGCACTTGGCATTTTTTCGAGACCTTCGTTGGACCCGATGACCATTGGCTGCCGCCGGACAATTATCAGCATGGCCACAAGGAAGAGATCGCTCATCGCACATCACCGACCAATATCGGGATGTTCTTGGTCTCAGCGCTTGCTGCTCGCGATTTGGGCTTCATCACCACAAGCGATTTTCTGGCGCGCTGCCGCAACACCATCGAAACGCTTGGCAGGGTAGAAACCTATCGCGGCCACATCCTCAATTGGTACGACACACGAACGCTTCAGCCGCTGGAACCACGCTATGTGTCGACAGTCGATAGTGGCAATCTGGCCGTCTCGCTGATTGCGCTCAAACAAGGCTGTTTGGAGCTTTCTGAGAAGCCGGCCATTGGCGGTGCCTGTTTTGGCTGTCTGGATACGACGCTTGATCTTCTGGTGCAGGCGATGAGTGCCTTGCCCAAGCATGATGCTGGCAGCCTTGAGCAAAACGTCCGCACGATCCGAGGCTTGGTCGAGGAGGCAAAGGCGTCGCCGCTCATTTGGACGACGGCGCTCGCCAAACTGAAAGGACCCTGTTGGCGCGAGCTTGAAACGTTGGTGCGCGATGCCATCGAAGCCTCACCCGATGCGCTGGAACAAGACATCATAGACATCACAACCTGGCTGCACCGGTTTCAGCACGATCTGCACGCCATCGAGCGCGACACCGCGACCTTCCTGCCATGGCTGACCATCTTGGAAGAGGCGCCGGCTGAAATCGAGCCTGTTGCTGACGAGATCGCAGCCTTGTTGCACCCAGAAGCACCGAGGGACGATGGCGATCCAGCCCTCGGGCAAGTCTTTGGCACAATCCACGCGCACCAAAGCCAGGCAGGCCGTGCAAGTGACGAGGCCCAGGCTTGGCTGACCAAACTTCATCACTCTATCGAACAGGGACAGGCTGCCCAGGCAAAGCTGCGAGACGACCTCATCGCGCTGGCTGATCGGGCGGAGCGCATCGCCTACGGCATGGACTTTGCGTTCCTTTATGACCCGACGGTGCGGCTATTCACCATCGGCTACAACCACAGCCTCGCGCAGATGGATGGCAGCCACTACGATCTCCTGGCCACCGAGGCGCGCCTGGCGAGCTATTTTGCCATCGCCAAGCATGATGCGCCCATCGACCATTGGTTTTCGTTCAGTCGGCCAATAACGCGTCTGCGCGGCAAACCATCGATCCTGTCTTGGAATGGATCGATGTTCGAATATCTTATGCCACCGCTGTTTTTGCCGAGCTATCGCGATACGCTGTTAGGCGAGAGCGAGCTGACGGCGGTCGAATTTCAGCGCGCTTATGCCCACCAACGCAATGTGCCTTGGGGCATTTCTGAATCCGCCTTCGGCGTGACCGATGCGCAAGGAACGTATCAGTACCGTGCATTCGGTGTGCCGGGTCTTGGCATTCGCAGGGGGCTAACAGAGGATTTGGTGGTCGCGCCGTACGGCTCTGCTTTGGCGCTTTGCGGCTGGCCGGAGTCCGCGTCGGACAATCTTGAGACGCTGTCTGAGCTTGGCGCGCTAACCCGCTACGGCTTCTATGACGCGTTGGATTTCACGCCGGATAGAACCGCTCCCGGACGCGATTTCATCCCCGTTCAAACCTACATGGCCCATCACCAGGGCATGATGATGTCTGCCATCGTCAATGCGCTGAACGACGACGTTCTGGTACGCCACTTTTTGAGCGAAAAACCGGTTCAGGCCATAGATCTGTTGCTGCAGGAGCGTGTGCCATGGGATGTCCCCATTGAGCGTGGTCGTGCCGATGAAGTCTCATTGGAACGCCATGCGCAAACACGACCAGTCGCCGATCTTACGCCCTGGGTTCCTTCCCCCGATTTTGCCGTGCCGCAAACCCATAGATTGGGCAATGGACGACTGTCCTCGCTGATCACGGACACGGGCGGCGGTGGTCTGACCTGGAAGCAAAACGCACTGACTCGGTGGCAGGCCGATTCAACGCGCACCGCCTATGGTCACTGGCTCTACCTGCAAGATCGACAAAGCGATGATCTTTGGTCGCTGGGCGCAGCACCAACCGGGCAGGATCCCAACCAGGGCAAATGCGTGTTCCATCAGCACATGGTCGAGGTATTGCGCCGCCACGATGGGATGGTTGCGCGCATGGATGTCACGGTCGCGCCGTTTGACGATGTGGAAATCCGCCGCGTGACGTTGGTCAATGAAAGCGACAGGGACCGCACCATCGATCTGACCAGCTATGCCGAAGTGGTTTTGGCGCCGCCCATGGACGATGAGCGCCATCCTGCTTTCAGCAAGCTTTTCGTTCGAAGCACTTTTTTGGAGCAAGACAATGCGTTGCTCTTTGAGCGCCGCCCCCGCCGTCCAGAAACCCGGCCGCCTGTCTTGCTGCATAGGATGGTCTCCAATGATCCAGCACTTGCCATCCACGCTTGGGAAACCGACCGCGCACGCTTTCTAGGTCGCAACCAGAGCAACCTACCGCCAATTGGTTTGCAGCAGGGTTTGAGCCAGACCGATGGTTGGACGCTTGATCCGGTCATGGCGCTACAAATTCAAGTGAAACTGAAACCGACCGAGACCAAGGAGCTGGCATTTCTCACGATTGCGGGATCGTCGCAGGGCGAGGTGATGCGGATTGCGCGAGATTATCCGGCCGAAGCGATCGATCGCGCCTTCCGCGATGCGCTGTTCGAGACGGGACGTGCCGTTCAGCAGCTTGAGATCGATCCCCTTCATCTGCCGGAGCTGCAAGGGCTTTCCTCGCTGTTGACCCATGCCAGCCCAACGCTGCGCGGTACACCGCCAAAGGATGCCGATGCGTGGCATGGTCAGCCTGATCTCTGGCGCTTCGGAATATCCGGCGATCTGCCAATCTTTTTGCTAAAAGTCGCCAAGGCTGGCGATCCCTCGCTGCTTGATTTACTGGTGCGGGCGCAAAGGCTCTGGCAGCGCACTGGTCTGGAAATCGACCTGGTTATTCTGCGCGATGCAGTTTCTGGCTATGAGGAGCCTCTGCGCGAGCAGGTCCTCTCCATTCTGCGCAAGACGCACGCCGACAGCGTTCTCGGCAAACGAGGTGGTATTCACCTCTTGGCTTCCGATCAAATGGATGCGGGCCTGAGACGTGGCATGGAGGCGGCGGCACATATCGTCTTGAGCGATGAACACCTGACCTTGCGCGAGATTCTTGATCATGCCTTGGAAACCCGCATTCCATCGCCGCGCTTTGATCCTGGACAGCCACCAAGCTACGAAGCCCTCCCCACGCTGGAGCGACCGGATGGCCTGTTATTCGACAATGGTTATGGTGGTTTTGAACCCGATACTGGTGACTACATCATGCACCTTGGCCCCGGCGAACATTTGCCAGCGCCCTGGTGCAATATCTTGGCCAATGACGATTTCGGCTGCCTCGTCAGCGAAGCGGGGTTGGGAGCCAGCTGGGCGATCAACAGTGGAGAGTTTCGGCTGACCCCATGGGCCAACGATCCCGTCGCAAACACACCCAGTGAAGTGCTCTATCTGCGTGACCAGGCCAGCGGCGAGGTCTGGACGACGACACCCGCACCGTTGGGACATGACGCGGTTTGCCAGATACGCCATGACGCCGGCCAAGCGCAGTGGCGACAGAACAGTCATGGCCTTGAGCAAGAGATGCTGGCTTTCGTACCGGTCGATGCATCGGTCAAGCTTGTTCGCTTGCGGCTGACCAACCGCACCAGGCGGCCGCGGCGTGTTTCAGCGACCTACTACGCTGAGTGGATGCTGGGCGCCATGAGCAGTGTCGCCAAGCCCCATATCACCAACCACTTTGATCCCGTCCTGAAGGCGATCATAGCGCGCAACCGCTGGAACCCGGAATTTGGCGATCGTGTTGCCTATTTGATCGCATCCTTGGAACCGCGCAGCATGACGGGCGACCGTTCTGATTTTCTGGGTCGCGAGGGCGACGTGCATGATCCCGATGGGCTGCGTCGCTGGGACCTTGGTGGGCGTTTCACGCCAGGCGGTGATTCCTGCGCCGCCTATCAGGTGCACTTGGACATCGCCGCCGAGCAAACCGTAGAAGTCGTCTTCGCACTCGGCGCCGTTGCCCACCAAGCCGATCTGGCTGAGGCCGTCACAAAATGGCGCGATCCTGCAGAGGCGGAACGTGCCCAGCGCGCCTTGCAAAAAACATGGCGAGAGCGACTTGCAGCCGTCCAGATCAAAACGCCTGATCCAGCACTTGATTTGATGGTGAACCGATGGCTGCCCTACCAAAACATGTCCTCACGGATCATGGCACGAGCGGGCTTCTATCAAGCTGGTGGCGCCTATGGCTTCCGCGATCAGCTTCAGGACGTGCTGGCACTGTTGCATGGCGATCCGGCACGTGCGCGCCAGCACATCCTTCTGGCCGCGCGCTATCAGTTCGAGACCGGTGATGCGTTGCATTGGTGGCATCCGCCGGCCGGGCGCGGCGTGAAAACCCGCTGTTCAGACGATTATCTTTGGCTGGTCTATGTAACGGCCCGCTACATAAAGGCGACAGGCGATACCACCATTCTGGACGAGCAGGTTCCTTTCCTGACGGCCGATGAGTTAGAACCCGACGAGCACGATCGCTATGCCTTGTTTGAAACTGGCCAGACCGCGCCGCTTTATGAGCATTGCGCGCGAGCACTGGATCGAATGATGGCCACCGGCCCACACGGGATTGCGCTCATCGGAGCTGGCGATTGGAATGACGGGATGGATCGGGTCGGCGACAAAGGGCTGGGCGAAAGCACGTGGCTGACCTGGTTTCAGATCGCCACTGTCGGTCTGTTTGCTCCCCATGCGAGAAAGGCTGACCATCACGAGGACGCTA
Protein-coding regions in this window:
- a CDS encoding cellobiose phosphorylase, with the protein product MTSEEASRVGAPDELRELAMRHKDVIDQPTVVASYRALPGLDGWLAKVRHYCGDPVQEHARAADWLLDNDYHVARALRRVQEDLPLNFYRQLPALESTQEAKVPRAYALSEVVFDSLHPQLTLDLLTACIRAYQQRVHLTNAELWALPSLLRLVCLERLISAFVSLDGSLAPQGRLGTDGQDLSAEDATDQIARAITNLIAIHGIEWKDFVDQVSPIEAALSDDPAGIYASMTFETRNRYRQAVERLARRSEHSEVDVAQLVLSTCRRAGGEPVNSHVGYWLIGDGLSTFESELGYRPTLALGLRRRLARHRGKLYAAGLITGVLAALALPSAYLWAQNASLVQWVIGIAISLLPATILSVWAAHWVITKVTRPLTLPEMDFSEGIPEQHATAIVLPVILNSPAEVDKIAEKLEILHLANPDPALCFVVLSDPVDATTQTLPEDVEIERALTAKIARLNQLNGKGERSPFLLLHRGRTYNASEGCWMAWERKRGKLEQFNQLILGEDTDAFVLAEGDTASLSGVRYAITLDADTQLPPKSAARLIGMMAHPLNQAVTDPETGRVISGYAILQPRIEILPKLGKDTHFAHLYGGDTAVDIYSRAVSDVYQDLFGTGIFVGKGLYDIAALHGSLAGRVPENRILSHDLFEGLHGRAALASNLVLYEDLPATYPEYAARQHRWIRGDWQLIPWLWRKVPSADGGKTATTLSALDRWKILDNLRRSLMSPALLMFFLAAWIALPGSALVWTLLAVAAPGSYLIGELFAIATTGVRRGALGNAVHQIRAKSGRWFFSVVFLVSDTLIALDAILTTLWRTQVSRKNLLQWTSAATASARFARLGTRAACWRMMWPSSVLALIQGAQIILFDPQDFLPAAPVLLLWFLAPEIAVWSARPRRFRNETLNDKQRRFLTQVARRTWHFFETFVGPDDHWLPPDNYQHGHKEEIAHRTSPTNIGMFLVSALAARDLGFITTSDFLARCRNTIETLGRVETYRGHILNWYDTRTLQPLEPRYVSTVDSGNLAVSLIALKQGCLELSEKPAIGGACFGCLDTTLDLLVQAMSALPKHDAGSLEQNVRTIRGLVEEAKASPLIWTTALAKLKGPCWRELETLVRDAIEASPDALEQDIIDITTWLHRFQHDLHAIERDTATFLPWLTILEEAPAEIEPVADEIAALLHPEAPRDDGDPALGQVFGTIHAHQSQAGRASDEAQAWLTKLHHSIEQGQAAQAKLRDDLIALADRAERIAYGMDFAFLYDPTVRLFTIGYNHSLAQMDGSHYDLLATEARLASYFAIAKHDAPIDHWFSFSRPITRLRGKPSILSWNGSMFEYLMPPLFLPSYRDTLLGESELTAVEFQRAYAHQRNVPWGISESAFGVTDAQGTYQYRAFGVPGLGIRRGLTEDLVVAPYGSALALCGWPESASDNLETLSELGALTRYGFYDALDFTPDRTAPGRDFIPVQTYMAHHQGMMMSAIVNALNDDVLVRHFLSEKPVQAIDLLLQERVPWDVPIERGRADEVSLERHAQTRPVADLTPWVPSPDFAVPQTHRLGNGRLSSLITDTGGGGLTWKQNALTRWQADSTRTAYGHWLYLQDRQSDDLWSLGAAPTGQDPNQGKCVFHQHMVEVLRRHDGMVARMDVTVAPFDDVEIRRVTLVNESDRDRTIDLTSYAEVVLAPPMDDERHPAFSKLFVRSTFLEQDNALLFERRPRRPETRPPVLLHRMVSNDPALAIHAWETDRARFLGRNQSNLPPIGLQQGLSQTDGWTLDPVMALQIQVKLKPTETKELAFLTIAGSSQGEVMRIARDYPAEAIDRAFRDALFETGRAVQQLEIDPLHLPELQGLSSLLTHASPTLRGTPPKDADAWHGQPDLWRFGISGDLPIFLLKVAKAGDPSLLDLLVRAQRLWQRTGLEIDLVILRDAVSGYEEPLREQVLSILRKTHADSVLGKRGGIHLLASDQMDAGLRRGMEAAAHIVLSDEHLTLREILDHALETRIPSPRFDPGQPPSYEALPTLERPDGLLFDNGYGGFEPDTGDYIMHLGPGEHLPAPWCNILANDDFGCLVSEAGLGASWAINSGEFRLTPWANDPVANTPSEVLYLRDQASGEVWTTTPAPLGHDAVCQIRHDAGQAQWRQNSHGLEQEMLAFVPVDASVKLVRLRLTNRTRRPRRVSATYYAEWMLGAMSSVAKPHITNHFDPVLKAIIARNRWNPEFGDRVAYLIASLEPRSMTGDRSDFLGREGDVHDPDGLRRWDLGGRFTPGGDSCAAYQVHLDIAAEQTVEVVFALGAVAHQADLAEAVTKWRDPAEAERAQRALQKTWRERLAAVQIKTPDPALDLMVNRWLPYQNMSSRIMARAGFYQAGGAYGFRDQLQDVLALLHGDPARARQHILLAARYQFETGDALHWWHPPAGRGVKTRCSDDYLWLVYVTARYIKATGDTTILDEQVPFLTADELEPDEHDRYALFETGQTAPLYEHCARALDRMMATGPHGIALIGAGDWNDGMDRVGDKGLGESTWLTWFQIATVGLFAPHARKADHHEDAKRWEDHAASLREAVAEHGWDGQWYVRAFDDEGLPWGSHTNDECQIDLIAQAWSVLHGAPPDDRARQALLSVGEKLVDRPARLVRLLTPPFDQTARDPGYIKAYPPGIRENGGQYTHAATWLGAAYVASGDGERAHEVFDIINPIRRAASQSDADHYRREPYVLTGDVSGAGNRIGQGGWSWYTGAAGWAWQLAVAGLLGITPEDGDIRIDPCLPPDWPDAEARLDGPNGRLEILIMRDANVNQGQVETIVDGQPWKKETVPYPGKGHTSRVLVKLAEVNVHAAIEPA